The segment CGGGCCAAGCTTGAGTACCTCAAGGACCTGGGGCCGGACATCGCCCTTTACGACCGGGTCTGGACCGAGGTAAAGGCCCGCTAAAGGCCCTACAGGTCAGGGCCCCCTATACTGGTTTCATGAAGCGGCTCTTGCCCCTCCTCTTCCTTCTGGGCTTGGGGGCGGCCCTGGCCCAGGGGACGGAAGGGCTTTGGGCCAAGACCTGCGCCGTCTGCCATGGGGAGAAGGCCCAGGGGGTGCGCCCCTACCCCGGCCTTCAGGGGCTGGGCCCCTTTTTCGCCACCCCGGAGGGCCGGCGGTACCTGGTCCTGGTGGTCCTCTACGGCAAGAAGGGGGAGGCCGGGCTCATGCCCGGCTTCGCCCAGCTCAAGGACGACGAGCTTGCCGCTTTATTGAACCACCTAAAGGCCCTTCTCCAGGCCAAGGGAGACCCCTTCACCCCGGAGGAGA is part of the Thermus caldilimi genome and harbors:
- a CDS encoding c-type cytochrome, encoding MKRLLPLLFLLGLGAALAQGTEGLWAKTCAVCHGEKAQGVRPYPGLQGLGPFFATPEGRRYLVLVVLYGKKGEAGLMPGFAQLKDDELAALLNHLKALLQAKGDPFTPEEIRKGRGLNLTPDAVKRPEKP